Proteins encoded within one genomic window of Rhinolophus sinicus isolate RSC01 linkage group LG05, ASM3656204v1, whole genome shotgun sequence:
- the PPP2R5D gene encoding serine/threonine-protein phosphatase 2A 56 kDa regulatory subunit delta isoform has product MPYKLKKEKEPPKLAKGTAKPSSSGKDGGGESTEEAQPQPQPQPQAQPQPPSQPPSSNKRPSNSTPPPTQLSKIKYSGGPQIVKKERRQSSSRFNLSKNRELQKLPALKDSPTQEREELFIQKLRQCCVLFDFVSDPLSDLKFKEVKRAGLNEMVEYITHSRDVVTEAIYPEAVTMFSVNLFRTLPPSSNPTGAEFDPEEDEPTLEAAWPHLQLVYEFFLRFLESPDFQPNIAKKYIDQKFVLALLDLFDSEDPRERDFLKTILHRIYGKFLGLRAYIRRQINHIFYRFIYETEHHNGIAELLEILGSIINGFALPLKEEHKMFLIRVLLPLHKVKSLSVYHPQLAYCVVQFLEKESSLTEPVIVGLLKFWPKTHSPKEVMFLNELEEILDVIEPSEFSKVMEPLFRQLAKCVSSPHFQVAERALYYWNNEYIMSLISDNAARVLPIMFPALYRNSKSHWNKTIHGLIYNALKLFMEMNQKLFDDCTQQYKAEKQKGRFRMKEREEMWQKIEELARLNPQYPMFRAPPPLPPVYSMETETPTAEDIQLLKRAVETEAMQMLKDIKKEKVLLRRKSELPQDVYTMKALEAHKRAEEFLTASQEAL; this is encoded by the exons ATGCCCTATAAACTGAAGAAGGAGAAG GAGCCCCCCAAGCTTGCCAAAGGCACGGCCAAGCCCAGCAGCTCGGGCAAGGATGGTGGAGGCGAGAGCACTGAGGAG GcccagccacagccacagccacaaCCCCAGGCCCAGCCGCAGCCCCCGTCTCAGCCACCGTCATCCAACAAGCGTCCCAGCAACAGCACACCACCCCCCACGCAGCTCAGCAAAATCAAGTACTCAGGGGGGCCCCAGATTGTCAAGAAGGAGCGAAGGCAAAGCTCCTCCCGCTTCAACCTCAGCAAGAACCGGGAGTTGCAGAAGCTTCCTGCTCTGAAAG ATTCGCCAACCCAGGAGCGGGAGGAGCTGTTTATCCAGAAGCTGCGCCAGTGCTGCGTCCTCTTTGACTTTGTGTCAGACCCACTCAGTGACCTCAAATTCAAGGAGGTGAAGCGGGCAGGACTCAACGAAATGGTGGAGTACATCACCCATAGCCGCGATGTTGTCACCGAAGCCATTTACCCTGAGGCTGTCACCATG TTTTCCGTGAACCTCTTCCGGACGCTGCCACCTTCATCGAATCCCACCGGGGCCGAGTTTGACCCAGAGGAAGATGAGCCCACCCTGGAAGCCGCATGGCCACACCTGCAG ctCGTGTACGAGTTTTTCTTACGTTTCCTCGAGTCTCCGGATTTCCAGCCAAACATTGCCAAGAAGTACATTGACCAGAAGTTTGTCCTTGCT CTCTTGGACCTGTTTGACAGTGAGGACCCTCGAGAGCGGGACTTCCTCAAGACCATCTTGCATCGCATCTACGGCAAGTTTTTGGGTCTCCGGGCTTATATCCGTAGGCAGATCAACCACATCTTCTACAG GTTCATCTATGAGACAGAGCATCACAACGGGATTGCTGAGCTCCTGGAGATCCTGGGCAG CATCATCAATGGCTTTGCCTTGCCCCTCAAGGAAGAGCACAAGATGTTCCTTATCCGTGTCTTGCTTCCCCTTCACAAGGTCAAGTCCCTGAGTGTCTACCACCCTCAG CTGGCATACTGTGTGGTGCAGTTCTTGGAGAAGGAGAGCAGTCTCACCGAGCCG gtgattgtgggacttctcaagTTCTGGCCCAAGACCCACAGCCCCAAGGAGGTGATGTTCCTGAATGAGCTGGAGGAGATTCTGGATGTCATTGAACCTTCGGAGTTCAGCAAAGTCATGGAACCACTCTTCCGCCAGCTGGCCAAGTGTGTCTCCAGCCCCCATTTCCAG GTGGCAGAACGTGCTCTCTATTACTGGAACAATGAGTACATCATGAGCCTGATAAGTGACAATGCTGCCCGCGTCCTCCCCATCATGTTCCCCGCACTCTACAGGAACTCCAAGAGCCACTGGAACAA GACAATCCACGGGCTGATCTACAACGCCCTGAAGCTGTTTATGGAGATGAATCAGAAGCTGTTTGATGACTGCACACAGCAGTACAAGGCGGAGAAGCAGAA GGGCCGGTTCcgaatgaaggaaagagaagagatgtGGCAAAAGATCGAGGAGCTGGCCCGACTTAATCCCCAG TATCCCATGTTCCGAGCTCCGCCACCACTGCCACCTGTGTACTCAATGGAGACAGAGACCCCCACAGCAGAGGACATCCAGCTTCTGAAGAGGGCGGTGGAGACAGAGGCCATGCAG ATGCTAAAGGACATCAAGAAGGAGAAAGTGCTGCTTCGGAGGAAGTCGGAGCTGCCCCAGGATGTGTACACCATGAAGGCACTGGAGGCGCACAAGCGGGCAGAAGAGTTCTTAACTGCCAGCCAGGAGGCTCTCTGA
- the PEX6 gene encoding peroxisome biogenesis factor 6: MVLAVLRVLEPFPAETPPLAVLLPPGGPWPAAGLGLVLALRPAGESPAGPALLVAALEGPDAGTEEQGPGPPQLLVSRALLRLLALGSGAWVRARPVRRPPALAWALLGTSPGPGLGPRVGPLLVRRGEALPVPGPRVLETRPALQGLLGSGTRLAVTELRGRAKLGPDTGDSSRPPPPPVVSFFAGSGTVRRLRGVVGGTGDSLGVSRSCLRSLGLFQGEWVWVHRAGESWNTSQPHLATVQVLEPRWDLSERLGPNSGQLGEPLADGLALVPATLAFNLGCDPLEVGELRIQRYLEGSSSPEDKGSRSVLPGPPFAEELHIEIVSSPHYSTNRNYDHILYRHFQTPRAVQEGDVLCVPTVGQVEILEGSPEKLPRWREMFFKVKKTVGEAPDGPTRAYLADTTHTSLYLVGSTLSPVPRVPSREAPLWSSLSPPGLEDLVTELCAALRPRLQPGGALLTGASSVLVRGPPGSGKTTAVAAACGRLGLHLLKVPCSSLCADGSGAVETKLQATFSRARQCRPVVLLLTALHLLGWDRDGLGEDARVVAMLRHLLLDEDPLTSCPPLMVVATTSRAQDLPADVQTAFPHEMEVPVLSEGQRLSILRALTAHLPLGQEVNLLQLARRCAGFVVGDLYALLTHSSRAACTRIKNSGLAGSLSEEDEGELCAAGFPLLAEDFGQALEQLQTAHSQAIGAPKIPSVSWHDVGGLQEVKKEILETIQLPLEHPELLSLGLRRSGLLLHGPPGTGKTLLAKAVATECNLTFLSVKGPELINMYVGQSEENVREVFARARAAAPCIIFFDELDSLAPSRGRSGDSGGVMDRVVSQLLAELDGLHSTQDVFVIGATNRPDLLDPALLRPGRFDKLVFVGASEDRASQLRVLSAITRKFKLEPSVSLVNVLDHCPPQLTGADLYSLCSDAMTAALKRRVRDLEEGLEPGSSALLLTMEDLLQAAARLQPSVSEQELLRYKRIQRKFAAC, from the exons ATGGTGCTGGCAGTCTTGCGGGTCCTGGAGCCCTTCCCGGCCGAGACACCCCCGTTGGCGGTGCTGCTGCCGCCCGGGGGCCCCTGGCCTGCGGCGGGGCTGGGCCTGGTACTGGCCCTGCGACCTGCAGGGGAGAGTCCGGCAGGGCCGGCGCTGCTCGTGGCGGCCCTGGAGGGGCCGGACGCGGGGACCGAAGAGCAGGGTCCCGGGCCCCCTCAGCTGCTAGTTAGCCGCGCACTGCTACGGCTCCTGGCCCTGGGATCCGGAGCGTGGGTGCGGGCGCGGCCGGTGCGGCGACCCCCGGCGCTGGCCTGGGCCTTGCTTGGCACCTCGCCGGGGCCCGGGCTCGGACCGCGAGTCGGTCCGCTGCTGGTGAGACGCGGAGAGGCCCTCCCAGTGCCCGGACCACGGGTGCTGGAGACGCGGCCGGCGTTGCAAGGGCTGCTGGGCTCAGGGACGCGGCTAGCTGTGACCGAGCTCCGTGGGCGGGCCAAACTGGGCCCAGACACTGGGGACAGCAGccggcccccacccccgcctgtGGTGTCCTTCTTCGCGGGCTCCGGTACAGTCCGGCGACTTCGGGGAGTTGTAGGAGGGACTGGGGATTCGCTGGGGGTGAGCCGGAGCTGTCTCCGTAGCCTCGGCCTCTTCCAGGGCGAATGGGTGTGGGTGCACCGGGCCGGAGAGTCCTGGAACACTTCCCAGCCACACTTGGCCACGGTGCAGGTCCTAGAACCTCGCTGGGACCTCTCAGAAAGGCTGGGGCCCAACTCTGGGCAGCTGGGAGAGCCCCTCGCTGACGGACTGGCCCTCGTGCCTGCCACTCTGGCTTTTAATCTCGGCTGTGATCCCCTGGAAGTGGGAGAGCTCAGAATTCAG AGATATTTGGAAGGCTCCAGTAGCCCTGAAGACAAAGGAAGCCGCTCAGTGCTGCCTGGGCCTCCATTTGCCGAAGAGTTACACATCGAAATTGTGTCCTCTCCCCACTACAGCACTAACAGAAATTATGATCATATTCTTTACCGGCACTTTCAGACACCCAG GGCAGTCCAGGAAGGGGACGTTCTGTGTGTGCCAACAGTTGGGCAAGTAGAGATCCTGGAAGGAAGCCCAGAGAAACTGCCCAG GTGGCGGGAGATGTTCtttaaagtgaagaaaacagTTGGGGAAGCTCCAGATGGGCCAACCCGGGCCTACTTGGCCGACACTACGCATACCTCCTTGTACTTG GTGGGCTCTACCCTGAGCCCTGTTCCAAGGGTCCCTTCGAGAGAAGCCCCTCTCTGGAGCAGCTTATCCCCTCCGGGCCTGGAGGATTTGGTGACTGAGCTGTGTGCTGCCCTCAGGCCTCGCCTGCAGCCCGG GGGTGCCCTGCTGACAGGAGCTAGCAGCGTCCTTGTACGGGGCCCCCCGGGCAGCGGGAAGACCACAGCAGTGGCGGCTGCCTGCGGCCGCCTTGGACTCCACTTACTGAAG GTGCCCTGCTCCAGCCTCTGTGCAGACGGCAGCGGGGCTGTGGAGACAAAACTGCAGGCCACCTTCTCTCGGGCCCGGCAGTGCCGGCCTGTGGTTCTGTTGCTGACAGCTCTCCATCTTCTGGGTTGGGACCGCGATGGGCTAGGTGAGGACGCCCGTGTGGTGGCCATGCTGCGTCACCTTCTCCTTGATGAGGACCCCCTCACCAG CTGCCCTCCCCTGATGGTTGTGGCCACCACAAGCCGGGCCCAGGATCTGCCCGCTGATGTGCAGACAGCGTTTCCTCACGAGATGGAGGTGCCTGTGCTGTCAGAGGGGCAGCGGCTCAGCATTTTGCGAGCCCTCACTGCCCACCTCCCCCTGGGCCAAGAGGTGAACCTGCTACAGCTGGCACGGCGGTGTGCA GGCTTTGTAGTAGGGGATCTCTATGCCCTTTTGACCCACAGCAGCCGGGCAGCCTGCACCAGGATCAAGAACTCTGG TCTGGCTGGCAGCTTGAGTGAGGAGGACGAGGGGGAGCTGTGCGCTGCTGGCTTTCCTCTCCTGGCTGAGGACTTCGGGCAGGCGCTAGAGCAGCTGCAGACAGCTCACTCCCAGGCCATCGGAGCCCCCAAG ATCCCCTCAGTGTCCTGGCACGATGTAGGCGGGCTGCAGGAGGTGAAGAAGGAGATTCTGGAGACCATCCAGCTCCCTCTAGAGCACCCTGAGCTGCTGAGCCTGGGCCTGAGGCGCTCGGGCCTTCTGCTCCATGGGCCCCCTGGCACTGGCAAGACCCTCCTGGCCAAGGCAGTAGCCACTGAGTGCAACCTCACCTTCCTCAG CGTGAAGGGGCCTGAACTCATCAACATGTATGTGGGCCAAAGTGAGGAGAATGTACGGGAAG TATTTGCCCGGGCCAGGGCTGCGGCTCCATGCATTATCTTCTTTGATGAACTGGACTCCTTGGCCCCAAGCCGGGGGCGAAGCGGAGACTCTGGAGGTGTGATGGACAG GGTGGTGTCTCAGCTCCTGGCCGAGCTGGATGGGCTCCATAGCACCCAGGATGTGTTTGTGATCGGAGCCACCAACAGACCGGACCTCCTGGACCCTGCCCTTCTGCGGCCTGGCAG ATTTGACAAGCTGGTGTTTGTGGGAGCGAGCGAGGACCGCGCCTCCCAGCTCCGTGTTCTGAGCGCCATCACACGCAA ATTCAAGTTAGAACCGTCTGTGAGCCTGGTGAATGTGCTGGATCACTGCCCTCCCCAGCTGACGGGTGCGGACCTCTACTCCCTCTGCTCTGATGCCATGACAGCTGCCCTCAAACGCAGGGTTCGGGACCTGGAGGAAG GGCTGGAGCCCGGGAGCTCAGCACTGCTGCTCACCATGGAGGACCTGCTGCAGGCTGCTGCCCGGCTGCAGCCCTCAGTCAGCGAGCAGGAGCTGCTCCGGTACAAGCGCATCCAGCGCAAGTTTGCTGCCTGCTAG
- the YJU2 gene encoding splicing factor YJU2, whose product MSERKVLNKYYPPDFDPSKIPKLKLPKDRQYVVRLMAPFNMRCKTCGEYIYKGKKFNARKETVQNEVYLGLPIFRFYIKCTRCLAEITFKTDPENTDYTMEHGATRNFQAEKLLEEEEKRVQKEREDEELNNPMKVLENRTKDSKLEMEVLENLQELKDLNQRQAHVDFEAMLRQHRLSEEERQKQEQEEDERETAALVEEARKRRLLEDSDSEEDAAASAPPQPALRPKPTAILDEAPKAKRKVESWEQSVGTFGSRPQLSGLVVVKKTDLDRETPQGQRTPALGAVNNGKAADPAPKMPGTSSLSQLGVYSDSEDSSGSN is encoded by the coding sequence ATGTCGGAGCGAAAAGTTTTAAACAAGTACTACCCCCCTGACTTTGACCCGTCAAAGATCCCCAAGCTCAAGCTCCCCAAAGACCGGCAGTACGTGGTGCGGTTGATGGCCCCCTTCAACATGAGGTGTAAGACATGCGGAGAATACATCTACAAGGGTAAGAAGTTCAACGCGCGTAAAGAGACCGTGCAAAATGAGGTCTACCTGGGCCTGCCTATCTTTCGCTTCTACATCAAGTGCACGCGCTGTCTGGCAGAGATCACCTTCAAGACAGACCCCGAAAATACAGACTACACCATGGAGCACGGAGCCACGCGGAACTTCCAGGCCGAGAAgctcctggaggaggaggagaagagagtgCAGAAGGAGCGGGAGGACGAGGAGCTGAACAACCCCATGAAGGTGCTGGAGAACCGAACCAAGGACTCCAAGTTGGAGATGGAGGTACTGGAGAACCTGCAGGAGCTCAAGGACCTGAACCAGCGGCAGGCCCACGTGGACTTTGAAGCCATGCTGAGGCAGCACCGCCTGTCCGAGGAGGAGCGACAgaagcaggagcaggaggaggatgAGAGGGAGACGGCGGCCTTAGTGGAAGAAGCTAGGAAGCGAAGGCTGCTGGAGGACTCTGATTCCGAAGAGGATGCAGCTGCTTCCGCCCCACCCCAGCCAGCCCTCCGGCCCAAACCCACCGCCATCCTGGACGAGGCCCCAAAGGCGAAGAGGAAGGTGGAGAGCTGGGAGCAGAGTGTGGGCACGTTTGGCAGCAGGCCTCAGCTGTCAGGCCTCGTCGTGGTGAAGAAAACAGACCTGGATCGCGAGACCCCGCAGGGCCAGCGGACACCTGCCCTGGGCGCTGTGAATAATGGGAAGGCAGCTGACCCTGCACCCAAGATGCCTGGCACCTCTTCCCTGAGCCAGCTGGGTGTGTATTCAGACAGTGAGGACAGCAGCGGCAGCAACTGA
- the MEA1 gene encoding male-enhanced antigen 1 codes for MAAVILGGDTMGPERIFPNQTEELGPHQGPTEGTGDWSSEEPEEEQEETGAGPAGYSYQPLNQDPEPEEVELAPMGDGEDVVADIQDRIQALGLHLPDPPLESEDEDEEGATALSNHSSIPMDPEHVELVKRTMAGVSLPAPGVPAWAQEISDAQWEDVVQKALQARQASPAWK; via the exons ATGGCAGCAGTAATTCTAGGGGGAGACACCATGGGCCCTGAGCGTATCTTCCCCAATCAGACTGAGGAACTAGGACCACACCAGGGTCCTACAGAAGGCACTGGGGACTGGAGCAGTGAGGAGCCTgaggaagaacaggaggaaacCGGGGCAGGCCCAGCTGGCTACTCCTACCAGCCCCTGAACCAAGATCCTGAACCAGAGGAGGTGGAGCTGGCACCAATGGGAGATGGAGAAGATGTAGTCGCCGACATCCAGGATCGGATCCAG GCCCTGGGGCTTCATTTGCCAGACCCACCATTAGAAAGCGAGGACGAAGATGAGGAGGGAGCCACGGCATTGAGCAACCACAGCTCTATTCCCATGGACCCAG AACATGTAGAACTGGTGAAAAGGACAATGGCTGGAGTAAGCCTGCCTGCGCCAGGGGTTCCGGCGTGGGCTCAGGAGATATCAGATGCCCAGTGGGAAGACGTGGTACAGAAGGCCCTCCAAGCCCGGCAGGCATCCCCTGCCTGGAAGTGA
- the GNMT gene encoding glycine N-methyltransferase, with product MVDSVYRTRSLGVAAEGLPDQYADGEAARVWQLYIGDTRSRTAEYKSWLLGLLHKHGCQRVLDVACGTGVDSIMLVEEGFSVTSVDASDKMLKYALKERWNRRHEPAFDKWVIEEANWMTLDKDVPQPPGGGFDAVICLGNSFAHLPDCKGDQSEHQLALKNIANMVRSGGLLVIDHRNYDHILSTGCAPPGKNIYYKSDLTKDITTSVLTVNNKAHMVTLDYTVQVPGAGQDGSPGLSKFRLSYYPHCLASFTDLLRAAFGGKCQHSILGDFKPYKPGQSSIPCYFIHVLQRTG from the exons ATGGTGGACAGCGTGTACCGGACCCGCTCCCTGGGGGTGGCGGCTGAAGGGCTCCCGGACCAGTACGCGGACGGAGAGGCGGCGCGCGTGTGGCAGCTGTACATCGGGGACACCCGCAGCCGCACGGCTGAGTACAAGTCCTGGCTGCTCGGGCTGCTGCACAAACACGGCTGCCAGCGGGTGCTCGACGTGGCCTGCGGCACCGG ggtgGACTCCATCATGCTGGTGGAAGAGGGCTTCAGCGTGACAAGCGTGGATGCCAGTGACAAGATGCTGAAGTATGCTCTTAAAGAGCGCTGGAACCGGCGGCACGAGCCCGCCTTCGACAAGTGGG TCATTGAGGAAGCCAACTGGATGACTCTGGATAAAGATGTGCCCCAGCCACCAGGGGGTGGCTTCGATGCCGTCATCTGCCTTGGAAACAGTTTTGCCCACTTGCCAGACTGCAAAG GGGACCAGAGTGAGCACCAGCTGGCCCTGAAGAACATTGCAAACATGGTGCGGTCCGGGGGCCTGCTGGTCATCGACCATCGCAACTATGACCACATCCTCAGCACGGGCTGTGCACCCCCAGGAAAGAATATCTACTATAAG AGCGACCTGACCAAGGACATCACGACATCCGTGCTGACAGTGAACAACAAGGCCCACATGGTGACCCTGGACTACACGGTGCAGGTGCCCGGGGCTGGCCAGGACGGTTCTCCTGGCTTGAG TAAGTTCCGGCTCTCCTACTACCCGCACTGTCTGGCATCCTTCACGGACTTGCTCAGAGCAGCCTTCGGGGGCAAGTGCCAGCACAGCATCCTGGGTGACTTCAAGCCTTACAAGCCGGGTCAGTCCTCCATTCCCTGCTATTTCATCCACGTGCTCCAGAGGACAGGCTGA